One Poecilia reticulata strain Guanapo linkage group LG4, Guppy_female_1.0+MT, whole genome shotgun sequence genomic window carries:
- the LOC103463152 gene encoding uncharacterized protein LOC103463152, with the protein MASKNSNNVQKVVMGLLALWSIVSIIIIVVWATSPDLKGSAQCRAELREATEKLEGAKVVFNKDRQALEEKTLKAVEEQERLKADILLLLGRLNAANVTLEECRLKNVVLAGNVTALLDDVWLLQQREANLTERLGLQEEHIEALQQNLTQAFHEAESCFSLKTAAENQKSAAQSLTKVCESKRQYLEKQLQKCKAAESETPQVNQAGSSSSSSPNSAAAPLAGIPALTLLICAALHLIT; encoded by the exons ATGGCCTCCAAAAACTCCAACAATGTGCAGAAAGTGGTGATGGGTCTGCTGGCGCTCTGGTCCATCgtctccatcatcatcatcgtggTGTGGGCCACGTCTCCGGACCTGAAGGGCTCGGCCCAGTGCCGCGCCGAGCTGCGGGAAGCGACGGAGAAGCTGGAAGGAGCCAAGGTGGTGTTCAACAAGGACAGGCAGGCGCTGGAGGAGAAGACGCTGAAGGCTGTGGAGGAGCAGGAGCGGCTGAAGGCCgacatcctgctgctgctgggacgCCTCAACGCCGCCAACGTCACGCTGGAGGAGTGCCGGCTGAAAAAC GTCGTCCTGGCCGGGAACGTCACGGCTCTGCTGGACGACGtctggctgctgcagcagagggagGCCAACCTGACGGAGCGGCTCGGCCTGCAGGAAG AGCACATCGAGGCTTTGCAGCAAAACCTGACGCAGGCTTTCCATGAGGCCGAGTCCTGCTTCAGCCTGAAGACGGCAGCTGAGAACCAGAAGTCAGCAGCTCAGAGTCTGACCAAAGTCTGTGAATCCAAGCGGCAGTACCTGGAGAAGCAGCT TCAGAAGTGTAAAGCTGCAGAATCAGAAACTCCTCAGGTGAACCAAGCaggctcctcttcctcgtcgtCTCCCAACTCTGCCGCCGCGCCCCTCGCTGGTATCCCCGCGCTGACGCTACTCATTTGTGCTGCTCTGCATCTCATAACCT